A part of Hippea maritima DSM 10411 genomic DNA contains:
- a CDS encoding 4Fe-4S dicluster domain-containing protein, which yields MARYGMVMDVSSCLGCRACMAACSQWNQTPFWAEDFEGKWRTRVTPLEEGKFPNVRKVFFPTICMHCENPPCHSVCPTGATYINKDGIVLIDYDLCLGCGYCIEACPYDARYEYEKEDLEKDEFYFGEDARHHQVHIDKCTFCVDRLEEGLEPSCAATCVGHARIFGDLDDPNSEVAKLVNSGKAKPLGEYMGAKPKVYYIK from the coding sequence ATGGCAAGATATGGAATGGTGATGGATGTTAGCTCCTGTTTGGGATGCAGGGCTTGTATGGCAGCTTGCTCCCAATGGAATCAGACGCCGTTCTGGGCTGAAGATTTCGAGGGTAAGTGGAGAACAAGGGTAACACCCCTTGAAGAGGGTAAATTCCCCAATGTTAGAAAGGTTTTCTTCCCGACGATATGTATGCACTGCGAGAATCCGCCCTGTCATTCTGTTTGTCCAACCGGTGCTACATACATAAACAAGGACGGTATCGTCTTGATCGATTATGACCTGTGCTTGGGTTGTGGTTATTGTATAGAGGCATGCCCATACGATGCAAGGTATGAGTATGAGAAAGAAGACCTTGAAAAGGATGAGTTCTACTTCGGTGAGGATGCAAGACACCATCAGGTTCATATAGATAAGTGCACATTCTGTGTGGATAGGCTTGAAGAGGGCTTAGAACCCAGCTGTGCAGCAACATGTGTGGGTCATGCAAGGATATTCGGCGATTTGGACGATCCGAACTCCGAGGTAGCAAAGCTTGTTAACTCTGGAAAGGCTAAACCTTTGGGC